Genomic segment of Chitinophaga varians:
TACAGGCTTCTCGTAGGTAGGGCGTAGCAGAAACGGGAGCGAGTACAGCAACGTCCACACCAGTGCATGTGTTGCAACAATCGCCCATTTGCGGTTATACCATTCTTTTGCCATGCCGCAATTTAGGGATTAATGGCGACGCCACAGGACAACTTGCGACCAACCTCGTGATTTCCACGATGAAGACAGGCTTCTGTCACCGTTTGGGCGAAAACCCGCTGGCGCCGCTCACTATGTTGGCTTTCAGCTCACTTAAGATAGAATACAGCCCGAAATAAGTGCGGTTAATATAAAGACTGTGCCGGGAGCCACGGGCCACTTTGGATTCCCTGACTTCCTTCATGTTATAAAGTTCGTCCATATACGCATAGATCTCATTGAAGTAGGCTTCGTCGCCGAAATCAAAATGATCTACGGTAAAGGGAAGGGTAAGCAGGTCGATCATGTGCTGGAAAAGGCCTGAGAAGAACTCCACTTCTTTGGGCGTATCGCTGGGATGGATCATTTCCAGGTTGGTATATATTTCGTGGCGGCGTTTTTCGTCTTTCAGTACTTCCTTGTCTGTCAGCAGGAAATAATTGTAATAGAAATCTTCCGGAATTTCTTTCACGCAGCCGAAGTCGAAAATACCTACGGTGCCATCGGGACGCATCAGGAAGTTGCCCGGGTGGGGATCGGCGTGTACCTGTTTGAGGTGGTGCACCTGGAACTGATAGAAATCCCACAGTGCCTGTCCTATTTTATTACGGGCGTCCTGGGACGGATTTCCCTGCAGAAATTCTTTCAGGTGCTGTCCATCGAGCCAGTCCATGGTGATGATCCTGTCGGAGGACAGTTCCGGATAGTACCGGGGAAACAGGAGGTGAGGAATATGGGCACATTCGCGGGAAAGTGCCATAGAGCGGGTCAGTTCCAGTTTATAGTCCGTTTCTTCCAGCAGTTTGCTTTCAATTTCTTGGAAATACTTGTCCATGTCCACCTCGTTCATACCTACAATGCGGAGGGCAAAGGGTTTTACGATGCGCAGGTCTGATTTTACGCTGTTGGCCACGCCGGGGTATTGTATTTTGACGGCCAATGCTTTTCCATCTTTCCAGGCTTTATGTACCTGGCCGATGGAGGCGGCGTTGGAGGCATGCATTTCAAATTTATCGTATAACTGTGCCGGCGACTTCCCGAGGGTTTTTACGAACGTGTTGACAACCAACGGTCCGGAAAGCGGAGGGGCACTGTATTGCGACATGGCGAATTTCTCGGTATAGGCTTTGGGCAGCATGCCTTTGTCCATACTGAGCATTTGCGCCACTTTGAGGGCGCTGCCTTTCAGGCTGCTGAGTGTTTCGTAGATATCGGCAGCATTATCCTGGTGGAGCGTCTCTTTGGTAAGAGACGGGTCCACCAGTTTACGGGTATAATGTTTAATATAATTGGTGCCTACTTTCAGTCCGGTGGTGACGAATTTTCCCGCCCTTTCCACTTTGGAGGTGGGAATATTGGATTGTTCTTTCATGATGCCTATTTCCGCGTAAAGATGAATTTGCCAAAGTCGAGCAGTGAGTCCAGTGTATTGGATTTTATCAGCTGGAAGCTGAGGTTTACCGCTTTTTCGATGGCAGCATCTGTCATTTCAAAATTGGCGCTGGTGTCGTTGAGCCAGTATTTCAGCACGAAAAGGGCCTGTACCCAGAAGCCATGTACATATTGGTCGGAGATGTATTTTCTTTCTTTGATTTCGTTGGAAGTATAGCCTTCCCTGATCAGTTCCCTTACATACGCGTAGAATGCGCGTTTGAAGGTTTCCAGTTTATTGCGGTAAAGGTCCGGCAGCCTGAATTGTTCCTTTTGTTGGAGGAAGTAGCTGCGGTCGTCCTTCAGTTTCTGTACCCAGAGGAAATAAAAGGCCAGCAGTTTTTCCTGCGCGGAATATTGCTGGTAGGTTTCATCGTCACGCAGTTGCGTGAGGGTATCTTCAAATACAGCCAGCCAGATATCTTTTTCGATGGCTTCCAGCGAAGCATAGTGCTCGTAAAAAGCGCTCTCACTGATGTCGAGCTGTTTGCATAGGCTATATACAGAAACAGGTGCTTTACCGTTTTCCAGCCAGTAGATTTTGTAAGCGTTACGGATGAGTTGTTTGTCCATGTGCAAGGATTTACTATTGTTGTAATACCCCGCCCGGGGCGGCCCGGAGGTTAATCAAGTACGGGGAAAACCACTGTATACAAATTTACGCTTTAAGCGATTATCAACTTTAATTTTAACACCACCTTTGCATTTTAGCATTAGTTATTTTTTTATTTGATCATTGAAAAGAATGTGTCAGGTCATTAAATAGTCAAATAAAAAATAACTAAATGCCAAAATGATATATCTTTGCGGCGTTATTCGTTTTTCTTATCTGTTAAAACGAACTACCCATGACAGAACATCTCCACATATCGCCCCTTGCAATTGTCGCCTAAAAGGCGGCCCTACCGGGTTATTTCCTGCATTTTTTAACACTGTTTTGAATGGTGATGGTATGCTATATTGGCCATACCTGAAGGATTCCTTTGTTGTCTTGCACAGGTTTGTAGCCTGCTGCGATGTTATTGCAGTGAAATAATCGGACAATCAAATATTTATTACCCCTTAATTACATACGTTTTGTCAGGTTTAAAAACAAAAGAACTGAGTAAAATCGGTTATACGGACGACCGGGCCAGGAGCCTGGTGATCAATATTATGGCGCGGCATTTCAAACATCATGATAAAGCCGCGATTATACAGCTGTTGACGGATATTAAAGAGCGTCCGGCTGAATTTTTACAGGATGAGGTGCTGGGAAAGATAGCGGCAATATTCGCCGATGTGCCGGAGGAGCGCCATTTTCAGTCATTTGACCTGCTGGAAACCACCGGGCAGCTGAAAGTGTACGGTGGCAAAGAGATAGAACAGGCTGCCCGTCAGCAGATGGAATTGGCCATGTCACTGCCGGTAACGGTACAGGGTGCGCTGATGCCTGACGCGCATATGGGCTACGGTCTTCCGGTGGGTGGCGTATTGGCCACGGAAAATGCGGTGGTCCCCTACGCGGTAGGTGTGGACATTGGCTGCCGTATGGCGCTTACCCTCTTCGATGAAGGGGAAAGTTTCCTGAAACGTTACAGTTACCAGCTGAAAACGGCCATGAAAGAATATACCCATTTCGGTATGGAAGGCGGACTGGAATTCCGCCAGGAGCATGCGGTGCTTGACAGGCCGGAATTCCGTGATACCGCATTGCTCAAAAGCCTGCATGGCAAAGCGGTGCGGCAGCTGGGATCATCCGGCAGCGGTAACCACTTCGTGGAGTTCGGGCTGCTGACGCTGGAAGAAGACAACTCCCTGTCGTTACCACCGAAGCAGTACCTCGCATTGTTGTCGCATTCCGGCAGCCGTGGTCTGGGCGCCGCTATCGCCCAGCACTATACGAAAATAGCGATGGACACCTGCAAGCTGCCGCGTTCGGCACAACAGCTGGCATGGCTGGACATGAACAGCGAAGCAGGGCAGGAGTACTGGTTGAGCATGAACCTGGCCGGTGACTACGCCCGTGCCTGTCACCAGCAGATACATCAGCACCTGGCAAAGGCCACAGGACTGAAAAGCCTGGCAACCATCGAAAATCACCACAATTTTGCGTGGGAAGAAACGCTGACGGATACACGGAAGGTGATCATTCACCGCAAAGGTGCCACCCCGGCGCACGCGGGCGAGCTGGGCATTATCCCCGGCAGCATGACGGCGCCTGCCTACCTGGTCCGTGGCAAAGGCGTGGAACAGGCGCTTTACTCCGCTGCGCACGGTGCCGGCAGGGCGATGAGCCGCTCCAAGGCCAGGGAGAAAATGACGGTGTCGGCATTAAACAAAATGTTGGCCAACGCAGGCGTAACCCTGATGGGTGGCAGTGTAGAGGAAAACCCGCAGGCCTATAAAGACATCGACCAGGTGATGAACGCACAGCACGAACTGGTGAGCGTGGAAGGGCGTTTTATGCCCGTCATCGTACGGATGAATAAAGAGTAGCCGCTCACGTTATATCCAGTGTAAAGGGTCGGGTCAGGGCACGATGCTCTGACCCGTTCTTTTTCCCGGGGTACTGGTAAATGTGAAAAAGAATATTTACTTTAATGAACTTATTGTCTACCTATGACCCAACGACTACAGTCCCTCGATATGATGAGGGGAGTCATCATGCTTTTACTGGCAGCGGAAAGCACACATCTGTACTGGTCACTTGACAGCCTGCAATCCGACGGTTTATGGCATACGTTCATGCAACAGTTTTTCCACCATCCGTGGAATGGCCTGCGGGCATGGGACCTGGTGCAGCCGGCCTTTATGACTATAGCCGGCACAGCCATGTATCTGTCGTGGAATGCCAAAGCACAAAAGGGTATCAGCTGGCAACAAAAT
This window contains:
- a CDS encoding ABC1 kinase family protein; this translates as MKEQSNIPTSKVERAGKFVTTGLKVGTNYIKHYTRKLVDPSLTKETLHQDNAADIYETLSSLKGSALKVAQMLSMDKGMLPKAYTEKFAMSQYSAPPLSGPLVVNTFVKTLGKSPAQLYDKFEMHASNAASIGQVHKAWKDGKALAVKIQYPGVANSVKSDLRIVKPFALRIVGMNEVDMDKYFQEIESKLLEETDYKLELTRSMALSRECAHIPHLLFPRYYPELSSDRIITMDWLDGQHLKEFLQGNPSQDARNKIGQALWDFYQFQVHHLKQVHADPHPGNFLMRPDGTVGIFDFGCVKEIPEDFYYNYFLLTDKEVLKDEKRRHEIYTNLEMIHPSDTPKEVEFFSGLFQHMIDLLTLPFTVDHFDFGDEAYFNEIYAYMDELYNMKEVRESKVARGSRHSLYINRTYFGLYSILSELKANIVSGASGFSPKR
- a CDS encoding TetR family transcriptional regulator C-terminal domain-containing protein; the protein is MDKQLIRNAYKIYWLENGKAPVSVYSLCKQLDISESAFYEHYASLEAIEKDIWLAVFEDTLTQLRDDETYQQYSAQEKLLAFYFLWVQKLKDDRSYFLQQKEQFRLPDLYRNKLETFKRAFYAYVRELIREGYTSNEIKERKYISDQYVHGFWVQALFVLKYWLNDTSANFEMTDAAIEKAVNLSFQLIKSNTLDSLLDFGKFIFTRK
- a CDS encoding RtcB family protein, producing MSGLKTKELSKIGYTDDRARSLVINIMARHFKHHDKAAIIQLLTDIKERPAEFLQDEVLGKIAAIFADVPEERHFQSFDLLETTGQLKVYGGKEIEQAARQQMELAMSLPVTVQGALMPDAHMGYGLPVGGVLATENAVVPYAVGVDIGCRMALTLFDEGESFLKRYSYQLKTAMKEYTHFGMEGGLEFRQEHAVLDRPEFRDTALLKSLHGKAVRQLGSSGSGNHFVEFGLLTLEEDNSLSLPPKQYLALLSHSGSRGLGAAIAQHYTKIAMDTCKLPRSAQQLAWLDMNSEAGQEYWLSMNLAGDYARACHQQIHQHLAKATGLKSLATIENHHNFAWEETLTDTRKVIIHRKGATPAHAGELGIIPGSMTAPAYLVRGKGVEQALYSAAHGAGRAMSRSKAREKMTVSALNKMLANAGVTLMGGSVEENPQAYKDIDQVMNAQHELVSVEGRFMPVIVRMNKE